The Pleurodeles waltl isolate 20211129_DDA chromosome 10, aPleWal1.hap1.20221129, whole genome shotgun sequence sequence CCAGCATGGCATAGTCTGTAGTCTTTTTGAGAAGGTTACAGAGGTCGGCATCATTGGCATTGGTGAGGAAGGCCCTGCCTGCGTGCTCAGCAAGCACTGAGGTTTTGCAGATGACTTTGCTGGGCGTCTCATGGTTGGAGGCCATGCTTCTCAGCGCCTGCTGCAGGGTACAGTCGCAGTGCCAGGGGTTGTTCGCGATTCGAGCGCGAGCCTTCAGGCCACTGAATGCATGTTTGTGCACGCTTGAAATCTGATTGTCTGACAAGTCCAGAGTCTGCAAAGTTTCTACCACCCCCTTGAAGGAATGTTCATCAATGAACTCAATCCCATTTTTGGATAAGTTGAGGACTTTCAGTTGATGGAGGTCTTTGAAAATTTCATTCGGGATAGTCGTGATCTGATTTGAGTCTAGATTGAGCAGGACAGTTTCAGGTGGGATGTCTCTGGGTATCTCTTTGAGGTTTGCATTGCTACAGGTGACATTGAGACCCCCGGAGTGAGAGCAAAGGCAGCCTTTTGGGCACATACTGGCAGAATGAAAGCACAGTATCATAAGGACAAAGCTTTGTAAGAGCAGACACATGGAGAGAGACCGAGTTAACCACAGGTCTACCAGATGCATGCTGGGATCTCAGCACAATCATGGGGCCGCTCCTCGTTTATCCAGATGCGGTAACGAAGAGTGCTGTGAAGCAATTGTCGCCAAAGTTCATTGCGAGCATGAATCATCATGGGCACCTCCTCTCTGCCAGCATCCTGCTCAGCCATAcgcctacaagagaaaggaaaaaataattaaGTTTGGAAACAAAAATTGATTGATCTTTTTTACATCAGACTTACTAGTGCTGAGGAACAATATAATGATGTACATTTTCTAATGAAAAATATCCCTACAAAGACCTGTAAGttccaacaaaaaaaacattacttaCAAACACTGACAAGCTCCAAGCAAGGCACAATGTGGTTGGGATTATTGAACAACTCTAAAAATATACCTGTTATAGGCTTAAAAATACCAGATCAAAGATTCACTGACTTGGTGTCTTTAAATTAACTTTGGTTTGCAGTGATTTCTTGAAAGCACTGAAGTTGCCGGTGGTTGCTGTGTACAtctttcttctccttgtccctaGTTCTGAGATGTAGTTCGGATTTGGGTTTCTTTTTAACTGCTCATTACTGTAGGAAGAGACTCCTTATTGGATAACCATTGGAgcatgaatttgaaattggaggatacaaattaaattagtatccttagaTTGATTAGTGGGAGCTGCTTATTTGTTTGCACATTAAATATTGTGtagtcatttgtgtatgtgtttaacCTCTtaggtgtgggcgtcggccactggccgacgcccacacaccctccctggtgcgggtcacgaccagtggccgacaccaggaagggtattaataaatcctcgggtgcgtcgcacccgaggattttttattttttttaatctccccccgggagacacggaagcttccgtgtctccccccggccccccacccgcccctttgcggcgcgctgacgtttcaaaggtgttttccccatcaaagcaggaagcagccttgcggccgcttcctgctttgatggggaaaacggcctttcccacgttcgggaaggcctcgtaagaaaggggagacactcccctttcttacgaggccttcctgaaagtgtttcctggcccccggtcgcagctgtgctgcgatcgggggccaggaaacac is a genomic window containing:
- the LRRC3B gene encoding leucine-rich repeat-containing protein 3B, producing MHLVDLWLTRSLSMCLLLQSFVLMILCFHSASMCPKGCLCSHSGGLNVTCSNANLKEIPRDIPPETVLLNLDSNQITTIPNEIFKDLHQLKVLNLSKNGIEFIDEHSFKGVVETLQTLDLSDNQISSVHKHAFSGLKARARIANNPWHCDCTLQQALRSMASNHETPSKVICKTSVLAEHAGRAFLTNANDADLCNLLKKTTDYAMLVTMFGWFTMVISYVVYYVRQNQEDARRHLEYLKSLPSRPKKPEEADDISTVV